From Arthrobacter sp. FW306-2-2C-D06B, a single genomic window includes:
- the uxaC gene encoding glucuronate isomerase — protein sequence MSQSIAANPDRLLPADPGTRSIARSLLERVQDLPIISPHGHVDAAVIEHNTPFPDPAALLVSPDHYVTRLIHASGVPMGKLLSGGANHSESREIWRTFVQAWPLFEGTASGYWLRTQFDSVFKLGADLGEMPADASYDAIAAKLVEPDFRPRQLFKDFNIEVLATTDDPLDSLDSHKAIADDPSFNGRVLPTFRPDAYLNIAHPAWNANVERLVDSAGDGATGYTGYLKALENRRRYFVDHGAVSADHGVLTPATLKLDRSEAERIFELARAGKATAEDRNTFEAHMMYQMARMSVEDGLVMTIHPGSFRNHHQPTFDAYGADTGHDIPFATNYTEAIRPLLRDFGTAKDFHLVLFTLDETVFSRELAPLAGFYPSVYLGAPWWFLDAPDAMLRFRSAVTETTGFSRSSGFIDDTRAFCSIPARHDASRRIEASFLARLVAEHRVSEDRAHEIIVDVVDSSPRRVFKL from the coding sequence ATGTCACAGTCGATCGCAGCCAATCCTGACCGGCTCCTGCCCGCGGATCCCGGGACGCGCAGCATTGCGCGCTCCCTGCTGGAGCGCGTCCAGGACCTGCCCATCATCTCTCCGCACGGCCACGTTGACGCCGCCGTCATCGAGCACAACACGCCGTTCCCTGATCCGGCCGCGCTCCTGGTCAGCCCGGACCACTATGTCACCAGGCTGATCCACGCCAGCGGAGTCCCCATGGGAAAGCTGCTCTCGGGAGGCGCCAACCACTCCGAATCGCGGGAGATCTGGCGGACTTTCGTCCAGGCGTGGCCCCTCTTCGAAGGCACTGCCTCCGGGTACTGGTTGCGTACGCAGTTCGACAGCGTGTTCAAGCTTGGCGCGGACCTTGGCGAGATGCCTGCCGACGCCAGCTACGACGCCATTGCCGCCAAGCTCGTCGAGCCTGATTTCCGTCCCCGCCAGCTCTTCAAGGACTTCAACATCGAAGTCCTCGCCACCACGGACGATCCACTGGACAGCCTGGACAGCCACAAGGCCATCGCCGATGACCCCTCCTTCAACGGCCGCGTGCTGCCGACCTTCCGTCCGGATGCCTACCTGAACATCGCCCACCCGGCGTGGAATGCCAACGTTGAGCGGCTTGTCGATTCCGCCGGCGACGGCGCAACCGGTTACACCGGCTACCTCAAGGCCCTGGAAAACCGCCGTCGTTATTTCGTGGACCATGGTGCGGTGTCCGCGGACCACGGCGTCCTCACCCCGGCGACCCTCAAGCTGGACCGGAGCGAAGCCGAGCGGATCTTCGAGCTTGCGCGCGCCGGCAAGGCCACGGCCGAGGACCGCAACACCTTCGAAGCCCACATGATGTACCAGATGGCCAGGATGTCCGTCGAAGACGGCCTGGTCATGACGATCCATCCGGGTTCCTTCCGCAACCACCACCAGCCCACCTTCGACGCCTACGGGGCGGACACCGGCCACGACATCCCGTTCGCCACCAACTACACCGAAGCCATCCGGCCCTTGCTCCGGGACTTCGGCACGGCCAAGGACTTCCACCTGGTGCTGTTCACGCTGGACGAGACGGTGTTCTCCCGCGAACTCGCGCCGCTGGCTGGGTTCTACCCCTCCGTGTACCTCGGCGCTCCGTGGTGGTTCCTCGATGCACCGGATGCCATGCTCCGCTTCCGCTCCGCCGTTACCGAGACAACCGGCTTCTCCCGGTCCTCGGGCTTCATCGACGATACCCGTGCGTTCTGCTCCATCCCGGCCCGGCACGACGCCTCCCGCCGGATCGAAGCATCCTTCCTCGCCCGTCTCGTAGCCGAGCACCGTGTCAGCGAAGACCGGGCCCATGAAATCATCGTCGACGTGGTCGACTCCTCACCCCGAAGGGTCTTCAAGCTGTGA
- a CDS encoding LacI family DNA-binding transcriptional regulator translates to MTEATKSGAATFPAKRGRGEKSSPTIYDIARLAGVNPSTVSRALSKPGRVSAKTQKIIEDAAEQLNYQVNPFARALPTGRTQTIGLIVADITNPTFFDIIRGAETTGSARDYTLVLAESAESPETELIAARRMLSTVDGLILASPRMDDEKIRALAADKPVVVINREIEGVPCVVPDVNKGISQAVRSLAANGHQQLAYVAGPPQSWMSRRRWEGVQAACDWYKLGSVRLESSKPTVDGGRQVARDVLASGATAVITYNDLLAIGLMQELQAAGMHVPDQISIVGFDDIFGADFTTPALTTVRSPLGECGSRAAALLLDMLLGQDGPAGAVRVDTELVVRGSSGRLIA, encoded by the coding sequence GTGACTGAAGCGACGAAATCCGGAGCAGCAACCTTCCCCGCCAAGCGTGGCCGCGGGGAGAAATCCTCGCCCACCATCTACGACATCGCGAGGCTCGCGGGAGTCAACCCATCCACGGTTTCGCGCGCGTTGAGCAAACCCGGCAGGGTCAGTGCCAAGACCCAGAAGATCATCGAGGATGCCGCCGAGCAGCTGAACTACCAGGTGAACCCTTTCGCCCGGGCACTTCCCACCGGCCGTACCCAGACGATCGGACTGATCGTCGCGGATATCACCAACCCGACGTTCTTCGACATCATCCGCGGTGCGGAAACCACGGGGTCCGCCCGGGACTACACCCTGGTGCTGGCCGAGTCCGCAGAGTCGCCCGAAACCGAGTTGATTGCGGCCCGCAGGATGTTGAGTACAGTCGACGGTCTCATTTTGGCGAGTCCGCGCATGGACGACGAAAAGATCCGTGCCTTGGCCGCAGACAAGCCGGTGGTCGTGATCAACCGCGAAATAGAAGGAGTGCCATGCGTGGTCCCGGACGTCAACAAGGGGATTAGCCAGGCCGTGCGGAGCCTAGCCGCCAACGGCCACCAGCAGCTCGCTTATGTTGCGGGGCCGCCGCAGTCCTGGATGTCGCGCCGCCGCTGGGAAGGCGTCCAAGCCGCCTGCGATTGGTACAAATTGGGGTCGGTCCGCTTGGAATCGTCCAAGCCAACCGTCGACGGCGGCCGCCAAGTAGCGCGCGACGTCCTGGCGAGCGGTGCGACGGCGGTGATCACCTACAACGACCTCCTCGCCATAGGCCTCATGCAGGAGCTTCAGGCCGCCGGCATGCACGTCCCGGATCAGATCAGCATTGTCGGTTTCGATGACATCTTCGGGGCAGACTTCACGACGCCGGCCCTCACCACCGTGAGGTCGCCGTTGGGGGAGTGCGGTTCCCGCGCTGCCGCCCTTCTGTTGGACATGCTGCTCGGCCAGGATGGGCCCGCGGGAGCAGTTCGCGTGGACACGGAGCTCGTGGTGCGCGGCTCCAGCGGACGGCTCATCGCGTAG
- a CDS encoding Gfo/Idh/MocA family protein, with protein sequence MSKKVRLGIIGLGQQGGTYAKFITDGLVPNMVIGAICDTDPAKKEMAASLYPDAPFYDDYIAMLESGDVDAIVTCVPHYLHPEMGIESLKRNIHALVEKPAGVYTKQVKELNEFAASKPELSFGIMFNQRNNPLYKKLKEIVDNGEIGAIRRTNWIITNWWRPQGYYNSSEWRATWGGEGGGVLVNQAPHQLDLWQWICGVPKSVYSKVAYGFRRDIAVEDEVTAVVDYGNGATGVFVTATHDLVGTDRFEILGDQGKIVVENSKTATVTRLVKPERELSDGMDMDDVRKLFMGELKAEDYYTTEVIEFESAWGGQHAGVLENFAAKILDGTPLLAPGSDGIKGVRLANAIHLSSWTGREVPLDFDEDEYMRELNQRIAEEGKFAERS encoded by the coding sequence ATGAGCAAGAAAGTACGCCTTGGCATCATCGGCCTGGGCCAGCAGGGCGGCACGTACGCCAAATTCATCACTGACGGCCTGGTCCCGAACATGGTGATCGGCGCTATCTGCGACACCGATCCTGCAAAGAAGGAAATGGCAGCTTCGCTGTACCCCGACGCGCCTTTCTACGACGACTACATTGCGATGCTCGAAAGCGGCGACGTCGACGCGATTGTCACGTGCGTGCCCCACTACCTGCACCCGGAAATGGGCATCGAATCCCTCAAGCGCAACATCCACGCGCTTGTGGAGAAGCCCGCCGGCGTCTACACGAAGCAGGTCAAGGAGCTCAACGAGTTCGCGGCCTCCAAGCCCGAGCTTTCCTTCGGCATCATGTTCAACCAGCGCAACAACCCGCTTTACAAGAAGCTCAAGGAGATCGTAGACAACGGCGAGATCGGGGCCATCCGGCGCACCAATTGGATCATCACCAACTGGTGGCGTCCTCAGGGCTACTACAACTCCAGCGAATGGCGCGCAACGTGGGGCGGCGAAGGCGGCGGCGTCCTGGTCAACCAGGCACCCCACCAGCTCGACCTGTGGCAGTGGATCTGCGGCGTGCCGAAGTCCGTCTACTCCAAGGTGGCGTACGGATTCCGCCGGGACATCGCCGTCGAAGACGAGGTCACCGCCGTCGTGGACTACGGCAACGGCGCCACCGGCGTTTTCGTTACGGCCACGCACGACCTCGTGGGCACGGACCGCTTCGAGATCCTGGGCGACCAGGGCAAGATCGTGGTGGAAAACAGCAAGACCGCCACAGTGACCCGCCTGGTCAAGCCCGAGCGCGAGCTCAGCGACGGAATGGACATGGACGATGTCCGCAAACTCTTCATGGGCGAATTGAAAGCCGAGGACTACTACACCACCGAAGTCATCGAGTTCGAGTCGGCCTGGGGCGGACAGCACGCAGGCGTCCTGGAGAACTTCGCGGCCAAGATCCTGGACGGCACTCCGCTATTGGCACCCGGCTCGGACGGCATCAAGGGCGTCCGCCTGGCCAACGCCATCCACCTGTCGAGCTGGACCGGCAGGGAAGTCCCCCTGGACTTCGACGAGGACGAGTACATGCGCGAGCTCAACCAGCGCATCGCCGAAGAAGGCAAGTTCGCCGAGCGCTCGTAA
- a CDS encoding sugar phosphate isomerase/epimerase family protein has product MAKIGVQAMMLKGSFAEAGAFETLRKVSAIGYNAVEISQIPMTPENVADLDRSRSELGMDVAALSVAMETPKGTPGESLKDHFDKIVDDAKRLDTHLLRIGMMPFPAMKSIDAAVDFAKRANEYAERLREHGIGLYYHNHHIEFAKFDGKYMLDIIAENSPAMGMEIDVHWVQRGGLDPVRTLAKYAGRTAMVHLKDYRIGEMPEEAFGLLESGNIAGFMAEFKNVVQFAEVGEGNLDFPSIIPAAQAAGAEYLLVEQDELYGRTVWEALQTSYDNLVAMGHADLF; this is encoded by the coding sequence ATGGCAAAAATCGGCGTACAGGCAATGATGCTGAAGGGCAGTTTTGCCGAAGCCGGGGCGTTTGAAACGCTTCGCAAGGTCAGCGCGATCGGGTACAACGCCGTCGAAATCTCCCAGATCCCGATGACACCGGAAAACGTTGCCGATCTGGACCGTTCCCGCAGCGAACTTGGCATGGACGTCGCGGCGCTTTCGGTCGCCATGGAGACGCCCAAAGGCACGCCGGGGGAGTCCCTCAAGGACCACTTCGACAAGATCGTTGACGACGCAAAGCGACTTGACACGCACCTCCTGCGGATTGGCATGATGCCGTTCCCGGCCATGAAGTCGATCGACGCCGCGGTGGACTTCGCGAAGCGGGCCAACGAATACGCTGAACGCCTGCGGGAACACGGCATCGGCCTCTACTACCACAACCACCACATCGAGTTCGCCAAGTTCGACGGCAAATACATGCTGGACATCATTGCCGAAAACTCCCCGGCCATGGGCATGGAAATCGACGTGCACTGGGTGCAGCGCGGCGGCCTGGACCCTGTCCGGACCCTGGCAAAGTACGCCGGACGCACTGCCATGGTGCACCTGAAGGACTACCGGATCGGTGAGATGCCGGAGGAGGCCTTTGGGCTCCTGGAATCAGGGAACATCGCGGGCTTCATGGCCGAGTTCAAGAACGTGGTCCAGTTCGCCGAAGTGGGGGAAGGCAACCTTGACTTCCCGTCCATCATTCCGGCGGCCCAGGCTGCCGGCGCGGAGTACCTGCTCGTGGAGCAGGACGAGCTCTACGGCCGCACGGTGTGGGAAGCGCTGCAGACTTCCTACGACAACCTGGTGGCCATGGGCCACGCCGACCTCTTCTAA
- a CDS encoding Gfo/Idh/MocA family protein codes for MPTAAVIGCGDVSSVHFGAIAKMDDVELVAVCDTDAGRLQAATDAYGVAGYADYLKMLDAVRPDVVHVCTPHHLHASLAADCLERGVSVIVEKPLAHTLEEGRRLVEAAERSTAKIAVCFQNRYNATSQAMRRLLDDGGLGQVLGASATVMWHRTAEYYRDRPWRGTWAEGGGGLMMNQAIHTVDLLQWLVGDVTKVEGHASTRSLGGVIEVEDTAEFMAGHSNGATSVFYATLANASNAPVTLDIVTEKATLRLRGDLVVSYADGTVETIPERDLESGGRAYWGVSHELLIKDFYAKLGDPAPFWISPAEAEKSLRIVKEIYAQSYPEISGQVG; via the coding sequence ATGCCTACAGCAGCAGTCATCGGTTGCGGCGATGTATCGAGCGTGCACTTCGGAGCGATCGCCAAGATGGACGACGTTGAACTGGTGGCAGTCTGTGACACCGACGCCGGACGCCTCCAGGCGGCAACGGACGCCTACGGCGTGGCGGGGTACGCGGACTACCTGAAGATGCTCGATGCGGTGAGGCCCGACGTCGTGCATGTCTGCACTCCGCACCACCTGCATGCCTCACTGGCTGCGGACTGCCTTGAGCGCGGGGTTAGCGTGATTGTCGAGAAGCCGCTCGCCCACACTCTCGAAGAGGGTCGGCGGCTGGTCGAGGCGGCGGAACGGAGCACGGCGAAGATCGCAGTGTGTTTCCAGAACCGCTACAACGCGACGTCGCAGGCCATGCGGAGACTGCTCGACGACGGCGGACTGGGCCAGGTTCTCGGCGCCTCGGCAACCGTGATGTGGCACCGGACGGCCGAGTATTACCGTGACAGGCCGTGGCGCGGCACCTGGGCTGAAGGGGGCGGTGGCCTCATGATGAACCAGGCCATCCACACGGTAGACCTGCTCCAGTGGTTGGTAGGTGACGTTACCAAGGTCGAGGGTCACGCCTCCACCCGCTCCCTGGGCGGCGTGATCGAGGTGGAGGACACGGCGGAATTCATGGCCGGGCACTCCAACGGTGCTACCAGCGTCTTCTACGCCACCCTGGCCAACGCAAGCAACGCACCTGTGACGCTGGACATCGTGACCGAAAAGGCCACCCTCAGGCTCAGGGGCGACCTTGTTGTCAGCTACGCCGACGGCACCGTGGAAACCATCCCGGAGCGTGACTTGGAATCGGGCGGGCGCGCATATTGGGGCGTATCGCACGAGCTCCTCATCAAGGACTTCTACGCCAAGCTCGGGGATCCTGCGCCGTTCTGGATCAGCCCGGCGGAAGCCGAAAAGTCACTCAGGATCGTCAAAGAGATCTATGCCCAAAGCTACCCGGAGATTTCCGGGCAAGTGGGCTAA
- a CDS encoding sugar phosphate isomerase/epimerase family protein yields the protein MTETNAVWSLSGFGDEVDPDPAVQAAVLLALGASHIEVRSAWGTNVSELAPEAVERLKAILDGKGLKVSAVASPIGKIDVSVPVEHELARLRQIISVAKGLDTKYIRIFSFYRAEGQSHEDIRDSVMERLTALTNEAAASGVVLLHENEKGIYGDTPERVVDIMETVDSPALRVAWDSANFVQVGVKPYTEAYAVLRPYLVYFQVKDAVAGTGEVVPAGEGDGELDATIAALQADGFAGFASLEPHLASAHELGGFSGPVAFGAAARAFAALAAKNGVALA from the coding sequence GTGACTGAAACCAATGCCGTGTGGAGCCTGTCCGGTTTCGGCGACGAAGTAGATCCCGATCCTGCGGTCCAGGCCGCCGTGCTGCTGGCCCTCGGTGCCAGCCATATCGAAGTGCGCAGCGCATGGGGCACCAATGTCTCTGAACTCGCGCCGGAAGCAGTCGAGCGGCTCAAGGCCATCCTGGACGGGAAGGGCCTGAAGGTTTCCGCGGTCGCGAGTCCCATCGGCAAGATCGACGTCAGTGTTCCCGTGGAGCACGAGCTCGCCCGGCTGCGGCAAATCATTTCGGTGGCCAAGGGCCTCGACACCAAATACATCCGCATCTTCTCCTTCTACCGGGCCGAAGGGCAGAGCCACGAAGACATCCGCGACTCAGTGATGGAGCGCCTGACCGCACTCACGAACGAAGCGGCCGCGTCCGGCGTCGTACTCCTGCACGAAAACGAAAAGGGCATATACGGCGACACGCCCGAGCGAGTCGTGGACATCATGGAGACCGTCGATTCACCCGCCCTGCGCGTCGCGTGGGACAGTGCCAATTTTGTCCAGGTGGGCGTCAAGCCGTACACGGAGGCTTATGCCGTACTGCGCCCCTACCTCGTGTACTTCCAGGTCAAGGATGCAGTCGCCGGTACAGGTGAGGTGGTGCCTGCCGGTGAAGGCGACGGCGAACTGGACGCTACCATCGCCGCGCTCCAGGCCGACGGCTTTGCCGGCTTTGCATCCCTTGAACCGCATCTTGCAAGCGCCCACGAACTTGGCGGATTCTCCGGGCCCGTCGCCTTCGGCGCCGCCGCGCGCGCGTTTGCGGCACTCGCAGCCAAGAACGGTGTTGCCCTCGCCTGA
- a CDS encoding MFS transporter yields the protein MSAVRGATRDVIETNIPGRMDRLPWSRWHWMIVIGLGTVWILDGLEVTIVGAIGDSLTQPNGGLGMSTADIGVAAAVYVSGACVGALVFGHLTDRFGRKKLFLLTLGLYLLATVATAFSLNPMWFFICRFFTGAGIGGEYAAINSAIDELIPAARRGIVDLAINGSFWLGTAFGASLSVLLLNPAFFAPGIGWRLAFGLGAFLGLLILLVRRNVPESPRWMFIHGRDKEADQLVRKIEDDVEEATGEKLSDVHETLKVRQRKSIGFGVIIKTAVQRYPKRVVLGLSLFIGQAFLYNAVFFTYALVLTKLLNVPSDLAPWTLVPIAVGNFLGPLVLGRFFDSVGRRTMISGTYIASGVLLAVTAFVFASGALDAFWLTACWMVIFFFASAGASSAYLTVSEIFPMETRAMAIAFFYAVGTGLGGIIGPILFGRFVGEGIQSVAFGYVIGAVLMVAAGVVEIVFGVEAARRSLEDIAAPITAQTEGAPA from the coding sequence ATGTCAGCAGTGAGAGGTGCAACACGCGACGTCATCGAAACGAACATCCCCGGCCGAATGGATCGCCTCCCTTGGTCCAGATGGCATTGGATGATCGTCATCGGTCTCGGCACCGTCTGGATCCTGGACGGACTCGAGGTCACCATCGTTGGGGCGATCGGTGACAGCCTCACGCAGCCGAATGGCGGTCTTGGCATGTCCACGGCGGACATCGGCGTGGCCGCCGCGGTCTATGTATCCGGCGCCTGCGTCGGGGCCCTCGTTTTTGGGCATCTCACGGACAGGTTCGGGAGAAAGAAGCTCTTCCTGCTCACCCTCGGGCTGTATCTGCTTGCCACCGTAGCCACGGCGTTCTCCCTCAACCCGATGTGGTTCTTCATTTGCCGCTTCTTCACCGGAGCGGGCATTGGCGGGGAATACGCTGCGATCAATTCGGCGATAGACGAGCTCATCCCGGCCGCACGTCGCGGCATCGTGGATTTGGCCATCAACGGCTCTTTCTGGCTGGGGACCGCCTTCGGCGCCTCTCTCTCGGTTCTACTGCTCAATCCAGCCTTCTTCGCGCCCGGCATCGGGTGGCGTCTCGCATTCGGGCTGGGAGCCTTTCTCGGCCTGCTGATCCTGCTCGTGCGGCGCAACGTGCCCGAATCGCCCCGTTGGATGTTCATCCACGGGCGGGACAAAGAGGCGGATCAGCTCGTCCGCAAGATCGAGGACGACGTGGAGGAGGCCACGGGGGAGAAGCTGTCTGATGTCCACGAGACGCTCAAGGTCCGTCAGCGCAAATCAATCGGCTTCGGTGTCATCATCAAGACGGCGGTCCAGCGCTACCCAAAGCGGGTCGTCCTGGGCCTGTCGCTCTTCATTGGCCAGGCGTTTCTCTACAACGCAGTTTTCTTCACTTACGCGCTTGTGCTGACAAAATTGCTGAACGTCCCCAGCGACCTTGCCCCATGGACGCTGGTTCCGATCGCCGTCGGTAATTTCCTTGGCCCGCTCGTCTTGGGCCGCTTCTTCGACAGCGTCGGGCGCCGCACGATGATCTCCGGCACTTACATCGCGTCAGGTGTCCTGCTTGCCGTCACGGCATTCGTCTTCGCCAGCGGAGCGCTTGATGCTTTCTGGCTCACCGCCTGCTGGATGGTGATCTTCTTCTTCGCTTCCGCCGGCGCCAGCTCTGCGTATCTGACAGTGAGCGAAATCTTCCCAATGGAGACTCGGGCCATGGCCATCGCGTTCTTTTACGCCGTGGGCACCGGACTGGGTGGCATCATCGGCCCCATCCTGTTCGGTAGGTTCGTTGGAGAGGGAATCCAGTCCGTGGCCTTCGGCTATGTCATCGGCGCCGTGCTGATGGTCGCCGCCGGCGTCGTCGAGATCGTGTTCGGAGTTGAGGCCGCAAGACGGTCGCTGGAAGACATAGCTGCCCCGATCACTGCCCAGACGGAGGGAGCGCCGGCCTGA
- a CDS encoding gluconokinase has translation MATPPLAEPVVLVVMGVSGSGKSTVAALLAGRLGWAFEEGDALHPQTNIDKMAAGHPLTDEDRYPWLEKVAEWVDRRLDQGENGVITCSALKRSYRNIINRRGSGVVFVFLSGTPETISARLAERHGHFMPASMLGSQFADLEELSPGEPGIRIDVGPAPGVIAQQIMDKFGLRPSGTGREP, from the coding sequence ATGGCGACACCCCCTCTGGCCGAACCGGTTGTGCTGGTTGTCATGGGCGTTTCGGGCTCCGGCAAGTCCACGGTTGCCGCTCTCTTGGCGGGTCGGCTCGGCTGGGCCTTCGAGGAAGGCGATGCCTTGCATCCCCAAACAAACATCGACAAGATGGCTGCGGGACATCCGCTCACGGATGAGGACAGATATCCCTGGCTGGAGAAGGTCGCCGAGTGGGTCGACCGGAGGCTGGATCAGGGGGAAAACGGCGTCATCACTTGTTCGGCGCTCAAACGGTCATACAGAAACATCATCAATCGCCGGGGTTCAGGCGTCGTCTTCGTTTTTCTGTCCGGGACGCCCGAGACCATCAGCGCACGGCTTGCCGAACGCCACGGCCATTTCATGCCCGCCAGTATGTTGGGGAGTCAGTTCGCGGACCTTGAGGAACTGTCCCCGGGTGAGCCGGGAATCCGGATCGACGTTGGCCCGGCTCCAGGTGTGATTGCCCAACAAATCATGGACAAGTTCGGCCTGCGGCCGAGCGGAACAGGACGAGAACCATGA
- a CDS encoding GntT/GntP/DsdX family permease, with protein sequence MNGISILSRPLAGVATDATTDAMHQPWTGHDTQVLVVAAIGIAIVVLLIVWAKMHAFLALSIGALFVGIASGIALDKVTTSYENGVGGVLGYVGVLIALGAMLGKLLADSGGADKIVDTLLHGRPATLPWKMALIAGIIGIPMFFEIGLVLLIPVVMLAVHRSKGPAMRLGIPALAGLSVLHGFIPPHPGPLAAIGILHANVGVTLAFGLLIAIPTVIIAGPLFGRLAARIVPIGAAGAGLAVTVGAGENAETARSQGPGAKAASSHGDAPVGKAQDPQATRSPSFAWTLVTLLSPLVLMLIKAGADIWMDKSAALRPFLDFIGDPVFALLVAVLLAMVTFGTRVGFSASILTKKIGESLLPIVGVMLIVGAGGGFKQVLVDGGTGTAIAKIAVAASLSALVLGWIIAVLIRLATGSATVATVTAAGIIAPLATGLSPAQLALVVLAIGAGSLFFSHVNDAGFWLVKEYFGLTVGQTIKTWSVMETIISVVGFGFTLLLSVFV encoded by the coding sequence ATGAACGGAATCTCCATCCTCAGCAGGCCTCTTGCCGGGGTCGCCACGGACGCCACCACTGACGCGATGCATCAACCGTGGACCGGCCATGACACACAAGTACTTGTGGTGGCGGCCATTGGCATCGCGATAGTCGTGTTGCTGATCGTCTGGGCAAAGATGCACGCTTTCCTGGCTTTGAGCATCGGGGCCCTCTTCGTCGGCATCGCCTCAGGTATCGCCTTGGACAAGGTGACCACTTCCTACGAAAACGGCGTCGGCGGCGTGCTGGGGTACGTCGGTGTGCTCATCGCTTTGGGAGCTATGCTGGGCAAGCTGTTGGCCGATTCCGGCGGCGCGGACAAGATCGTGGACACGCTTCTCCATGGTCGGCCCGCAACGCTGCCTTGGAAGATGGCTCTCATCGCCGGCATCATCGGCATCCCCATGTTCTTCGAGATCGGGCTCGTGCTACTCATTCCCGTGGTGATGCTCGCTGTGCACCGCTCCAAGGGCCCGGCAATGCGTCTTGGCATTCCGGCTCTGGCCGGCTTGTCGGTGCTCCACGGGTTCATCCCGCCGCATCCGGGCCCGTTGGCCGCGATCGGCATCCTGCACGCCAATGTCGGTGTGACTCTTGCCTTTGGCCTGCTAATAGCCATTCCGACCGTGATCATCGCAGGTCCCCTCTTTGGCCGTCTCGCCGCACGGATCGTGCCGATCGGAGCCGCAGGCGCTGGCCTCGCCGTTACCGTTGGAGCCGGCGAGAACGCCGAGACGGCCAGATCGCAAGGCCCCGGCGCGAAAGCCGCCAGTTCACACGGCGACGCGCCGGTAGGCAAGGCGCAGGATCCGCAAGCAACGCGCAGCCCGTCCTTTGCTTGGACCTTGGTGACCCTGTTGTCGCCGTTGGTGCTCATGCTGATCAAAGCCGGGGCAGACATTTGGATGGACAAGAGCGCCGCGCTCCGTCCTTTCCTGGACTTCATTGGCGATCCGGTCTTTGCCCTGCTCGTGGCCGTGCTTCTGGCAATGGTGACATTCGGTACACGGGTCGGCTTCTCGGCCTCCATCCTGACGAAGAAGATCGGCGAGAGCCTGTTGCCGATTGTCGGGGTCATGCTTATCGTCGGCGCCGGGGGCGGCTTCAAGCAGGTACTCGTCGACGGCGGTACCGGAACCGCGATCGCCAAGATCGCGGTAGCTGCCAGCCTGTCGGCCCTGGTGCTGGGCTGGATCATCGCAGTGCTGATTCGCCTCGCCACTGGCTCCGCGACTGTTGCCACAGTGACAGCCGCTGGCATCATCGCGCCGCTGGCAACCGGCTTGTCGCCGGCTCAGCTAGCGCTGGTAGTGCTCGCCATCGGTGCAGGATCGCTGTTCTTCTCCCATGTCAACGATGCGGGCTTCTGGCTGGTCAAGGAATACTTCGGACTAACAGTAGGCCAGACGATCAAGACCTGGTCGGTTATGGAAACCATAATTTCCGTGGTGGGATTCGGATTCACCCTGCTGCTATCGGTTTTCGTCTAG
- a CDS encoding NADPH-dependent F420 reductase, with the protein MTTAIIGIGNVGSSVARHLVQGGEPVVLAARDQSHAESLAAELGALARSASVAEAVSQADAVLMAVWLDTEKELISQLSEALVGKVVIDPTNPIGPDGQGGYTTTLPEGQSAASIVAGLLPDGAHFVKAFGTLGADALGSAANRPSGRAVLFYATDDDAAAETVERLISAAGFDPVKAGGIGAAGRLELMRGDLHQNGGLGGRLLSADEARAAL; encoded by the coding sequence GTGACAACTGCAATTATCGGAATCGGCAACGTCGGGTCCAGCGTCGCCCGCCATCTTGTTCAGGGCGGCGAGCCGGTCGTCTTGGCGGCCCGCGATCAATCCCATGCTGAATCGTTGGCCGCTGAGCTGGGTGCATTGGCTAGATCGGCGAGCGTCGCCGAGGCCGTGTCACAAGCTGATGCCGTCCTGATGGCCGTATGGCTGGACACTGAGAAGGAACTCATCTCCCAATTGTCGGAGGCGCTGGTCGGCAAGGTGGTAATCGACCCGACCAACCCGATCGGCCCTGACGGCCAGGGGGGCTACACCACTACGCTGCCGGAGGGCCAATCAGCAGCCTCGATCGTGGCAGGCCTGCTCCCTGACGGCGCGCATTTCGTGAAGGCCTTCGGTACGTTAGGTGCCGACGCGCTGGGTTCGGCAGCCAACCGGCCATCCGGGCGGGCCGTTCTGTTTTACGCAACCGACGACGACGCGGCGGCCGAAACGGTGGAAAGGCTCATTAGCGCAGCTGGTTTCGATCCGGTCAAGGCCGGGGGAATCGGGGCGGCCGGCAGGCTCGAGCTGATGCGGGGCGACCTTCACCAGAATGGCGGGCTGGGTGGAAGGCTTCTGAGCGCCGACGAGGCGCGTGCCGCCCTCTAG